The Methanobrevibacter wolinii SH genome includes a window with the following:
- the dptF gene encoding DNA phosphorothioation-dependent restriction protein DptF: MEENCFNFLDDGFGEISEECFYCEKHLVNKDYKDSIFRAGTAAEKIVTLICEIENLDYLSRQNQKRKIKGLVDIKVIPVKLEGNFEFVRRARNNAAHRNINDLGVRASEVHKKLYEIAVWFYKKYGDENFEAPDYNGLIFRNKSINTSNGELGNETNSGVLPTGQEIPETIENTENKDVGTSSETDNNKDVAQQTTETSRDVEQEDQKLSEIKNRINDSINEVYSEVYDGDIIDMEVGSNLKNYTFQKYDGSYLLNELTKLKDSSREAVESDDNLNDFKKYLHVNRSIQDEFIKELKRVQDKPSSHLVMLCGSVGDGKSHMLAYLKTYEPELFNKFTIHNDATESQDPEETAIDTLANVLKSFNDENIENSFEKFILAINLGVLNNFLESDYCKNEYTKLKEIIDDANLFDSKTVTENRFYDHVSFITFSDYNLFELNNNEDSNYVSSNYLSALFNNVINKSDNNPFYLAYNLDKRNGLESSIIDNYEFFSNENNQEIIIEYLIKVFNKYKKIISTRDLLNFVYEIIVPPETDKEDLNLNNLLPNLLFNDTNRSSLLELFNDLDPTIERSEELDKFIIDLYINDDINKVLDKYYFKEEMSFLEPYFADINNTIKTETNKKSYKTGLISPLIRLAIFYGKPSIKKAFKDETYLKYLKYLYNYNIGNIHGYKRLFNEVKDSIFKWKESEKKNYVCVDELDSFKILKKIYLKPSSVKQNNSKINNENNLDNVLGNRFKNEIELYFKVSDDFNENKIPITVDFQLYKYITKINHGFKLNVNEKEKLTVYNQFVESIIEGQNSKTLIIKYLESNEEFLFEYNDDFDTFEFRSEV; encoded by the coding sequence ATGGAAGAAAATTGTTTTAATTTTTTAGATGACGGGTTTGGTGAAATTTCAGAGGAATGTTTTTATTGTGAAAAACATTTAGTAAATAAAGATTATAAAGATTCTATTTTTAGAGCAGGTACCGCTGCCGAGAAAATTGTAACTCTTATATGTGAAATTGAAAATCTGGACTATTTATCCCGTCAAAATCAAAAAAGAAAAATTAAGGGATTAGTTGATATAAAGGTAATTCCCGTTAAATTAGAAGGAAATTTTGAATTTGTTCGTAGGGCACGTAATAATGCAGCTCATAGAAATATTAATGATTTAGGTGTAAGAGCTAGTGAAGTTCACAAAAAATTATATGAAATAGCTGTTTGGTTTTATAAGAAATATGGTGATGAAAATTTTGAAGCACCCGACTATAATGGACTTATCTTTAGAAATAAAAGTATAAATACATCCAATGGGGAGTTGGGTAATGAAACAAATTCTGGTGTTTTACCTACTGGGCAAGAAATTCCGGAAACAATCGAAAATACTGAGAATAAGGATGTTGGAACTTCTTCAGAAACGGATAATAACAAAGATGTAGCACAACAAACAACTGAAACTTCTAGGGATGTTGAGCAAGAAGATCAAAAGTTATCTGAGATAAAAAATAGGATTAATGATTCAATAAATGAAGTTTATTCTGAAGTGTATGATGGGGATATTATTGATATGGAAGTTGGTTCTAATTTAAAAAATTATACATTTCAGAAATATGATGGAAGTTATTTATTAAATGAGTTAACAAAGCTCAAGGATTCCTCTAGGGAAGCAGTTGAAAGTGATGATAATTTAAATGATTTTAAAAAATACCTTCATGTAAATAGGTCTATACAAGATGAATTTATTAAAGAACTTAAAAGAGTTCAGGATAAACCCTCAAGTCATTTAGTCATGTTATGTGGTAGTGTAGGTGATGGTAAATCCCATATGTTAGCATATTTAAAAACATATGAACCTGAATTATTTAATAAATTTACCATACACAATGATGCAACTGAAAGCCAAGATCCTGAAGAGACAGCAATAGATACTCTTGCTAATGTTCTTAAATCATTTAATGATGAGAATATTGAAAATTCTTTCGAAAAATTTATTTTAGCAATTAATTTAGGTGTTTTAAATAATTTTTTAGAATCTGATTATTGTAAAAATGAATATACTAAACTTAAGGAAATTATTGATGATGCTAATTTATTTGATTCCAAGACTGTTACAGAAAATAGATTTTATGATCATGTTAGTTTTATAACCTTCAGTGATTATAATTTATTTGAATTAAATAATAACGAAGATTCAAATTATGTTTCTTCTAATTATTTAAGTGCTCTATTTAATAATGTTATAAATAAAAGCGATAATAATCCATTTTATTTAGCATACAATTTAGATAAAAGGAATGGACTTGAGAGTTCTATTATTGATAATTATGAGTTTTTCTCTAATGAGAATAATCAAGAAATAATAATTGAGTATCTGATTAAGGTTTTTAATAAATATAAAAAGATTATTTCTACAAGGGATTTATTAAACTTTGTCTATGAAATTATTGTACCTCCAGAAACAGATAAAGAGGATTTAAATTTAAATAATTTACTTCCAAATTTATTGTTCAATGATACAAATCGTTCAAGTTTATTAGAATTGTTTAATGACTTAGATCCTACTATCGAACGTAGTGAAGAATTGGATAAATTTATCATTGACTTGTATATTAATGATGATATTAACAAGGTTTTAGATAAATACTATTTCAAAGAAGAAATGTCATTTTTAGAGCCTTATTTTGCTGATATTAATAACACTATTAAAACTGAAACTAACAAAAAATCTTATAAAACTGGGTTAATAAGTCCTTTAATTAGATTAGCAATATTTTATGGCAAACCATCAATTAAAAAAGCCTTTAAAGATGAAACTTACTTGAAGTATCTTAAATATCTTTATAATTATAACATTGGGAATATTCATGGATATAAACGATTATTTAACGAGGTTAAAGATTCCATTTTTAAATGGAAGGAATCCGAAAAGAAAAACTATGTATGTGTTGATGAGTTAGATAGTTTTAAAATTTTAAAGAAGATATATTTAAAACCTAGTTCAGTAAAACAAAATAATTCTAAAATTAACAATGAAAATAATTTAGATAATGTTTTAGGAAATAGGTTTAAAAATGAAATCGAACTTTATTTTAAAGTTAGTGATGATTTTAATGAAAATAAAATTCCAATTACTGTTGATTTCCAATTATATAAGTACATTACAAAAATTAATCATGGATTTAAGTTAAATGTTAATGAAAAAGAAAAATTAACTGTTTATAACCAGTTTGTTGAGTCAATAATTGAAGGACAAAATAGTAAAACTTTAATAATCAAATATTTGGAATCTAATGAGGAATTTTTATTTGAGTATAATGATGATTTTGACACCTTTGAATTTAGAAGTGAGGTATAA